One window of the Carnobacterium maltaromaticum DSM 20342 genome contains the following:
- the arcC gene encoding carbamate kinase — MGKRVVIALGGNAILRPNQEATFENQLANVKTSTDLIAEVKKAGHKVVVTHGNGPQVGNILRQNEEAKAFVPPLPIDVCSAESQGFIGYMMEQTLKNALKLADVKGEVVTLLTETEVDAKDPAFLEPTKPIGVFFTEEEANELEKSKGWVMAEDAGRGYRRVVPSPQPVKIHGVSAIKALIEMDTVVISTGGGGIPVVADEKGFLKGVEAVIDKDRSALRLSEQVDADVFMILTDVPNVYLNYGQPDQLKLEGISLADANKYMAEGHFADGSMGPKMEAAIAFAAQGKESIICSLDEAVAALRGEAGTRVLPA; from the coding sequence ATGGGAAAACGCGTAGTCATTGCGCTTGGAGGAAATGCTATTTTACGTCCAAACCAAGAGGCAACATTTGAAAATCAATTAGCAAACGTTAAAACTAGCACAGATTTAATAGCAGAAGTAAAAAAAGCCGGTCATAAAGTAGTTGTTACTCATGGCAATGGTCCGCAAGTAGGAAATATTTTACGTCAAAATGAAGAAGCTAAAGCTTTTGTTCCGCCTCTACCTATTGATGTTTGTAGTGCTGAATCACAAGGCTTCATTGGCTACATGATGGAACAAACTTTGAAAAACGCTTTGAAATTAGCAGATGTAAAAGGAGAAGTTGTCACTTTATTAACGGAAACTGAAGTAGATGCTAAAGATCCTGCTTTTCTTGAACCGACAAAACCAATTGGGGTTTTCTTTACTGAAGAAGAAGCTAATGAATTAGAAAAATCAAAAGGTTGGGTAATGGCAGAGGATGCTGGACGTGGTTATCGCCGTGTTGTTCCATCGCCACAACCAGTTAAAATTCATGGAGTATCTGCAATTAAAGCGTTAATTGAAATGGATACTGTTGTAATCTCAACAGGTGGCGGAGGTATTCCTGTTGTAGCAGATGAAAAAGGCTTTTTGAAAGGCGTGGAAGCTGTTATTGATAAAGATCGCTCAGCTTTACGTTTATCAGAGCAAGTAGATGCAGATGTTTTTATGATTTTAACAGATGTTCCAAATGTATATTTAAATTATGGTCAACCAGATCAGTTGAAGTTAGAAGGAATTTCGTTAGCAGATGCTAATAAATATATGGCAGAAGGTCATTTTGCTGATGGCAGTATGGGACCTAAAATGGAAGCTGCGATTGCTTTTGCAGCACAAGGGAAAGAATCCATTATCTGTTCCTTAGATGAAGCTGTTGCTGCTCTTCGTGGCGAAGCTGGGACACGTGTATTACCCGCTTAA
- a CDS encoding DUF2877 domain-containing protein produces the protein MIEVWKYPIERINELIPDSIWQLHSEFTNGVNLVDEAGNLLFIGTDKNGELPFGLHLTFRNLVHFKAELNKNTRFHYHNLTFVNQENLEYSLSLKNSTPYSVALEKKGQLNSDAVDSLFKWASKEEKKRNGLGEYLPTTEFILDNWMIENKQAIGYLFSENPVEIQHGLRYFIGRGQGLTPSGDDFLVGLLSLEKGFSIIDNQFEIILETFVSSEKLTTDISEAYLQAALKGRFSTSINQLIDVLAGTKNKTALPDILTKIIQNGHTSGIDTLTGILVGLLIGTKDIKKGAS, from the coding sequence ATGATTGAGGTCTGGAAATACCCCATTGAGCGAATCAACGAGTTAATACCAGATAGTATTTGGCAACTTCATAGTGAATTTACAAATGGTGTGAATTTAGTAGATGAGGCTGGGAATTTATTATTTATTGGAACAGATAAAAATGGTGAATTGCCATTTGGTCTTCATTTGACGTTTCGAAATTTAGTTCATTTTAAAGCAGAACTAAATAAAAACACTCGATTTCATTATCATAATTTAACATTTGTTAATCAAGAAAATCTAGAATATAGCCTATCCTTAAAAAATAGTACTCCTTATTCTGTGGCTCTAGAAAAAAAAGGTCAGCTAAATAGTGACGCAGTTGATTCTTTATTTAAATGGGCAAGTAAGGAAGAAAAAAAGCGAAATGGATTGGGTGAATACTTGCCTACGACTGAATTCATATTGGACAATTGGATGATCGAAAACAAACAAGCTATTGGTTATTTATTTTCAGAAAACCCAGTTGAAATTCAACATGGATTACGCTACTTTATTGGTCGAGGACAAGGATTAACTCCATCAGGTGATGATTTTTTAGTTGGTTTGTTAAGCCTTGAAAAAGGTTTTTCTATAATAGATAATCAATTTGAAATTATATTAGAGACATTCGTTTCATCAGAAAAATTAACAACAGATATTAGTGAGGCATATTTGCAAGCTGCTTTAAAAGGGCGGTTTAGCACATCAATCAACCAACTAATCGATGTTTTAGCTGGCACAAAAAATAAGACTGCTTTACCAGATATTCTTACAAAAATAATTCAAAATGGCCATACATCTGGAATAGATACCTTAACAGGGATTTTGGTGGGATTATTAATTGGAACAAAAGACATAAAAAAAGGGGCAAGTTAA